From a region of the Zingiber officinale cultivar Zhangliang chromosome 10B, Zo_v1.1, whole genome shotgun sequence genome:
- the LOC122030227 gene encoding BTB/POZ domain-containing protein At4g30940-like produces MAGRKCRVRFNVGGKIFETTATTLANAGRNSMLGALLDESWNVRQPEEAEYFIDRNPACFAVLLDLLRTGELHIPPNMPEKLLFREALFYGLLDKVRAARWGAFDGNRLHLASSVSGRAPGDGTAIRAGPEGGCCVAHGSMVHVYDWMLEAHPPISLDFQQVNDVGYIDAGSIVITARERLGKGDGGMGVFSASTGELRHRFRVTHYDQVKSFTAGALSFSNADRKIFTSCKGRCNEYGIAVWDQDTGEQVDFFYEQLDCSLGDADKLQWLDADKCLMVATLFPRRDTSFIGLLDFRAKGVVWSWSDANASVSASLDEKRVLHATAVEETRSICVVNQYDDLGFIDLRSHAGGVRWSSRSKLMNRKAPNEESCYPKLATHDGQLFCSMNDGISVFCGPEWVLTSTLRRSFGGSICDFSIGGDRLFALHSEENVFDVWETPSSPII; encoded by the coding sequence ATGGCTGGTAGGAAGTGCCGTGTACGGTTCAACGTGGGCGGGAAGATCTTCGAGACTACGGCGACGACGCTCGCCAACGCCGGTCGCAACTCGATGCTCGGAGCCCTCCTCGATGAGTCGTGGAACGTCCGGCAGCCGGAGGAGGCTGAGTACTTTATCGACCGCAATCCGGCCTGCTTTGCCGTGCTCCTTGATCTCCTCCGCACCGGCGAACTCCACATCCCGCCCAACATGCCGGAGAAGCTGCTCTTCCGCGAGGCCCTCTTCTATGGCCTGCTCGACAAGGTCCGCGCCGCCCGGTGGGGCGCCTTCGACGGGAACCGCCTCCATCTTGCCAGCTCCGTCTCCGGCCGCGCTCCTGGCGACGGGACGGCCATCCGTGCTGGCCCTGAAGGCGGCTGCTGCGTCGCCCACGGCAGCATGGTCCACGTCTACGATTGGATGCTGGAAGCTCACCCACCCATCAGCCTCGACTTCCAGCAGGTCAACGACGTCGGCTACATCGACGCCGGCAGCATCGTGATCACCGCCCGCGAGCGGCTGGGCAAGGGAGACGGCGGCATGGGCGTTTTCTCGGCCTCCACCGGCGAGCTCCGTCACCGTTTCCGCGTCACACACTATGACCAAGTCAAGAGCTTCACTGCCGGCGCGCTCAGCTTCAGCAACGCCGACCGGAAGATCTTCACCAGCTGCAAAGGGCGCTGCAACGAGTACGGCATCGCGGTGTGGGACCAAGACACCGGCGAACAGGTTGACTTCTTCTACGAGCAGCTGGATTGCTCGCTCGGCGACGCCGACAAGCTCCAGTGGCTTGACGCCGACAAGTGTCTGATGGTGGCGACATTGTTCCCGAGAAGAGACACCAGCTTCATCGGCCTCTTAGACTTCAGAGCCAAGGGCGTGGTGTGGTCGTGGTCCGACGCCAACGCATCTGTTTCGGCCTCCCTCGACGAGAAGCGCGTCCTCCACGCCACCGCCGTCGAAGAAACCCGCTCCATTTGCGTCGTCAACCAATACGACGACCTCGGTTTCATCGACTTGAGGAGCCACGCCGGCGGCGTGCGCTGGAGTTCGAGGAGCAAGCTCATGAACCGGAAAGCTCCCAACGAAGAGAGCTGCTACCCCAAACTCGCGACGCACGACGGCCAGCTCTTCTGCTCCATGAACGACGGCATCTCGGTCTTCTGCGGGCCCGAGTGGGTGCTGACGTCCACGCTCAGGCGTAGCTTCGGCGGCTCGATCTGCGACTTTTCAATCGGCGGCGACAGACTCTTCGCCCTGCACAGCGAGGAGAATGTGTTCGACGTTTGGGAGACACCTTCGTCTCCGATCATATAG